Part of the Cuniculiplasma divulgatum genome, CAGTGGAAGTAAGTTTGAGGTTGTCCTTTGATCCAGAGGATGTAAAGGTTCTGGAAAACCTGAAGGCTGAGCTTTCTAAAATTAAATAATATCTGCGTTTCCGGATGGAAGTATCCTCATTATTTCCTCTGTGTCAGTATCCAGTTTTGTGGCAATCTCCTGTGCTACCTTATCCCTTTTTCTACTGCCAGGAATTATGGTAACACAATCAGAATCATTTTCCCTGAACGGATAAATCATCGCAATTTTTGCTTCCCTGTAATCAATCATTCTAATGCTAAGCTTGAGTGGTAAATTGAAAAGATAGTTTCTTTTTCCCCTTACAATCCATGATCCCTTTCTAACATATTGCCCAGATTCTGGTGTTTTACTTACCTGCAGTGGGCTGACCCAGTAGGCTGATCCTGATGTGAGTCCATTCTGCCATGCCCTTGAGAATGAGACGGCAAATGCTGCAGCCTCTGTTATCTCCTCTTCCGTTATTTCTGCGTTATCTTCATTTCTTATTACCGTACTGGGTGCACCGTACATGTCCGCGTGTATGTAAATATCCTTCTCCCCCATATGTTTCTTTACAACCTTCTCGTTTGTATCCGTATTCTTACCAGAGATAACCAGATGATTGGCAGGGGTGAAAAACCAGTGATAGGTCTCGAACCAGAATCTTGGTCTATCTTTTTTCTTCTTAACCTGCTGTTCCTGTATCCCCTTTATTGAGTTTTCCATTGCTATCTTTGCACCCTCTATCCTTTCCAGGTAATCCTTAGACGAATCAAAATAGGACGTCATGTTTTCCCCAACACTTCTGTCATAGAACAGTTTAAATGTATTCTCGTTGAAAGTAATTTCTGCGCTCTTTTCTGCCTTATTCTTTGATTTCACCTCTATGACAAAACCGTCAAATGAAAGTCTCTCCTGATCAGAGGTCTTCAAATGCTGGAGAACTTTTTTCATGGTTTGAAAGTGAGATGAAATTATGACTCCTATTTCCCTGCTTGTTTCAGAAGCCTTCCTGTATTCCTCAATGGTTTTTTCCTGATTCTCAACAATTCTCCTAATTCTTAAATTCTCTGGTGTATCCTTAATTTCAGTTTCCATCATCATTTGCAGGGAATCGTTGAAATCCTCCATTATCCTGTCAGGTTCTCTGTTAAGAAACGTCAATCTTATTGGGCTTACAAGCTGTTCTTCTTCGTAGAAATATCCCTTATTTTCTTCAGTCTCACGAAGGCACTCATTGAGTTTTTCATCAATTTGCCCGATCAAATCTGTACACTGCTTTGCATCAAGATTCTTATCAATTCCTGCTCTATTTAGAATCTCCTCGGATAATTCACCTCCAAGGTTGAATCTTGTTGCCATAGTTTGAACAATTGATGCCTTGCTCTTCTCAAGTATTTCAATCTTATTTTCAGATTTTAATGATAGGGGATCAACCAGAGATGGTGGAATGTATTTTTCATTCCTTATTATTTTTCTGTTTTTCCATTCCCTTGGATTAAGTGCATATTCAATTACATCATCCTGCAAAACTATCAGATTACCATCTCTGAAGAGTTCCATCACGAAGGATGAACCGTTGTAAAAATCCACTCTGACTACCCTGTCAAAATTTATCTGGTAAATAGCCTTGATTTTCTTATCCATGAATTTCTTTCTGAGAAACATTGCAAGATTCCCAGCATCCTGCCCTCTTTCGGCATCCATAAGACAAATTCCCTTCTTCACGTCAATATAAAATGAACCTTTCTTTAGTGTTGGACTGTGAATCTGGAAGATAAATTTTCCACCACCAAGATCATATATCTTCTTTACAAAGCTGTCCTGAAGATCCTTTCTTTTGTTATTAACAAATGCATAGATATCAACAGAGCTTTCCTTATCTTTCACATATCTATATGACAGATTGCCTATAAAATTTAAAGAAATAAAGCATGGGATAGAAGTATGAAAAATATTCTTTACAGAAAACCTTAATTTTGAGGGAAATAAGGTCTTCCCAGACATTTCTGGGGTGGCTGATAGACAAATACATTAAAATGGCAAGACTATAAATGAATTATGGAAATAAGGATTTAATTTAAAGGGGTTGGATTAATTGGAAGCAATAGATGAAAAGATTCAAAATCTTCAGAACCAGGTAGATTACGAAAAAATGATGCCCATATCCAATTGCGCAAGTCTTGCAAGGATGGAAATAGAGCTTGCCACACTTTATAATAGAAAGGGTGAAAAGGACAAAGCAAATCAGCTGCTGGAAGATGCAAAAAATGCATTAACAGATCCAATGTGTCCCGAATCAAGAGACAAAAGGAGAGTGCTTAACCAGCTTTCATTTATAATGGGCGGTACCAGTGGTGCAGCCCTTCAGAATCCATACATGCAGGTGCGTACATCAATTCCAATATACATACGATTCATGGGTCTAATAATTCTGATGCTTGGATATGCAGTATTGTACATTCTTGGGTATTTTGGTTATATAACCAATGATATTTTATTCAACATTCTTGTTTTTGTGGTATTTATTGTAAGTCTGATTGCAGGCAGCGTAATCCAGAGAATGTACGTAAGGAAGGCTAGGTCAAGATAAATTTTATCATCTCCTGTAGTTTGGTTTGACGAGTATCCACATTACAACTTAATAAAGGCATAAGCATAAGATTATATTTTTTAACCTATAATCAATATACATAACATGACCAACATTTTGATCACAGGTTCTCTGGGGCAGGTAGGTTCTGAATTAATTGATTATCTACTGGCGAGCTATGGAGGAACCATATACGTAACTGATGTACAGAAGGAACCAAAAATTAGGGAAAACAGCAGGATCAATTATGAATTTCTGGATGTTAGGGATAGGGAAGCAGTGGATAATATAATCAGGAATAGGAATATAGATGAGGTATACCATCTGGCATCAATCCTGTCTGCAACTGGTGAAAAAGACCCATACCTTGCCTACAATGTAAATTTAACAGGTACAGTAAATGTGCTGAATGCCTGTGTTACAAGAGACGTAAAAAAGGTATTCATTCCTTCAACAATTGGCGTCTATGGTCCAGAGGTTCAGAAAGAGAATGCCCCAATTAGACACAACTCAATTCCAACAACAATGTATGGCATAACAAAATTTACAACGGAAATGCTGTCACAGTATTATTTCAACAAGTATAATCTTGATGTCAGGAGTCTAAGATATCCTGGACTCCTTAGCTATAAGGTAGCTCCAACAGCCGGTACCACAGATTATGCTGTGGACATGATAAAGCACGCAGCCCAGGGCAACCTTTACGAATGCTATCTGAAGGAGGAGACAAAATTGCCAATGCTCTACATGCCAGATGCAATGAAGGCAACACTTCGGATGATGACATCACCACAGGAGAGCATAAGAATAAGAACATCCTATAATGTGATGGCATACAGCTTTTCACCAAAGGAATTGGAGGAAGAAGTTAGAAAACTTAACCCGGACTTCAATGTAAAATATAATCCTGATTTCAGGCAGAAAATAGCGGACACATGGCCCTATTCTATAAACACAGAAGATGCCGTAAAGGACTGGAATTTCAAGCCAGAATACGACCTGAAGGCCACGGTTGCAGATATGTTTAAAAATTTTAAGAATCAGTCAATCTGATTGAGGTCAACTTCAACTATACACTTGTTGCCTCCGTCGGAGAACTTTTCAACCAGGGTAAAATTATTTTCTCCTGATCTTTGAATAATGTCCTTTCCAAGAACGTCGCATATTACCTTTCCATTGTTCTTGGCCATTTCATAGAATATACAGTTATGCCTTATGATCCTGACAGTTTCCCCGTCAACTTCCATTTTTGCATAATATCCAAGTTTATTTAGAGCGTTAACAAAACTCTGCAGTCTTTGAATTTTCTTTTCCCTACCATCAAGAGTACCTTCAGAATTCTTAAAACCAGCTTTTTCCATTAATCTATCTGCAACATGCCCAAGAAGAAGGTTCAGTTTCATCTCACCGAATTCATTCCTGAATTCATCGAGAAATGTAGCCATGAGTTCTGAATATTTCTTTGGAAATAGTTCCATGCCGGATTGACTGATCTCATAGTATTTGGAAGGTCTTCCAGTACCTTCTTTCTTGAAGAAGGGCTTTACATAGCCCATCTTTTCAAGTGTATCCATGTGTTCTTTTACAGCAGTTTTATTCATATCCAGTGTATCTGCAAGATAAGCCATGCTTTTCTCCCCATTCTCAAGAATCATGAGAATACTTGTTTTTACCTTTCCAAGGAGAGGACTTACTGCAAGTTCATTTTCCATATATAGAGTAGTTAAATTACTTATATTAAGTTTATTGACTTTAAACATAAGTAAGTGTTTAAATAGGTTAAACCAATTTAGTATTATGGTTGAGCTGAAAATTAGCAATCTCTCTGCCAGTGTGGAGGGAAAGAAGATCCTGAAAGGGGTTGATATTGATGTTAAGGGAGGAGAAATCCATGCATTGATGGGACCTAATGGAGCAGGTAAGAGCACATTGGGAAATGTTCTCATAGGCCACCCGAACTATGTTATAGAAGGCGGATCAATTATACTGGACGGTAAAGATCTTACAGATAAAACACCTGAAGAGAGGGCCAGGGCTGGACTGTTTCTTGCTTTC contains:
- the rqcH gene encoding ribosome rescue protein RqcH is translated as MKDKESSVDIYAFVNNKRKDLQDSFVKKIYDLGGGKFIFQIHSPTLKKGSFYIDVKKGICLMDAERGQDAGNLAMFLRKKFMDKKIKAIYQINFDRVVRVDFYNGSSFVMELFRDGNLIVLQDDVIEYALNPREWKNRKIIRNEKYIPPSLVDPLSLKSENKIEILEKSKASIVQTMATRFNLGGELSEEILNRAGIDKNLDAKQCTDLIGQIDEKLNECLRETEENKGYFYEEEQLVSPIRLTFLNREPDRIMEDFNDSLQMMMETEIKDTPENLRIRRIVENQEKTIEEYRKASETSREIGVIISSHFQTMKKVLQHLKTSDQERLSFDGFVIEVKSKNKAEKSAEITFNENTFKLFYDRSVGENMTSYFDSSKDYLERIEGAKIAMENSIKGIQEQQVKKKKDRPRFWFETYHWFFTPANHLVISGKNTDTNEKVVKKHMGEKDIYIHADMYGAPSTVIRNEDNAEITEEEITEAAAFAVSFSRAWQNGLTSGSAYWVSPLQVSKTPESGQYVRKGSWIVRGKRNYLFNLPLKLSIRMIDYREAKIAMIYPFRENDSDCVTIIPGSRKRDKVAQEIATKLDTDTEEIMRILPSGNADII
- a CDS encoding NAD-dependent epimerase/dehydratase family protein → MTNILITGSLGQVGSELIDYLLASYGGTIYVTDVQKEPKIRENSRINYEFLDVRDREAVDNIIRNRNIDEVYHLASILSATGEKDPYLAYNVNLTGTVNVLNACVTRDVKKVFIPSTIGVYGPEVQKENAPIRHNSIPTTMYGITKFTTEMLSQYYFNKYNLDVRSLRYPGLLSYKVAPTAGTTDYAVDMIKHAAQGNLYECYLKEETKLPMLYMPDAMKATLRMMTSPQESIRIRTSYNVMAYSFSPKELEEEVRKLNPDFNVKYNPDFRQKIADTWPYSINTEDAVKDWNFKPEYDLKATVADMFKNFKNQSI
- a CDS encoding helix-turn-helix transcriptional regulator; translated protein: MENELAVSPLLGKVKTSILMILENGEKSMAYLADTLDMNKTAVKEHMDTLEKMGYVKPFFKKEGTGRPSKYYEISQSGMELFPKKYSELMATFLDEFRNEFGEMKLNLLLGHVADRLMEKAGFKNSEGTLDGREKKIQRLQSFVNALNKLGYYAKMEVDGETVRIIRHNCIFYEMAKNNGKVICDVLGKDIIQRSGENNFTLVEKFSDGGNKCIVEVDLNQID